A window from Bos mutus isolate GX-2022 chromosome 1, NWIPB_WYAK_1.1, whole genome shotgun sequence encodes these proteins:
- the ZNF654 gene encoding zinc finger protein 654 isoform X3, with product MALIKCCINHPEISKDLYFHQALFTCLFMSPVEDHLFREHLLKTDCKSGIDIICNTEKEGKTMLALQLCESFLISQLQNGDMYCIWELIFIWSKLQLKSNPSKQVFVDQCYQLLRTATNVRVIFPFMKIIKDEVEEEGLQICVEICGCALQLDLHDDPKTKCLIYKTIAHFLPNDLEILRICALSIFFLERSLEAYHTVEELYKRPDEEYNEGTSSVQNRVRFELLPILKKGLFFDPEFWNFIMIKKNCVALLSDKSAVRFLNESALENSAGNVKKALDQHSLEEGLDSLTDRSPGELDPDDISGVQPKGPINAKKNLTALNASRVDHNVPRHRCMLCNKEFLGGHIVRHAQAHQKKGSFSCVICGRKFRNRGLMQKHLKNHVKKIQRQQIAAAQQEDQENPALEEMNCSDTFISFENGNSDNKDLEVETITGSSDRNKDVIPAHVGEFTEIPVNVSEDVIENITENGSPDTSLNNVSEPLPICVDDYEEEEDEEGDYEEDDYDLNQESSVLHKINGAVCHPKDIYATDQEGNFKCPALGCVRIFKRIGFLNKHARTVHPTDLNVRQTVMKWSKGKCKFCQRQFEDSQHFIDHLNRHSYPNVYFCLHFNCNESFKLPFQLAQHTKSHRIFQAQCSFPECHELFEDLPLLYEHEAQHYLSKTPESSAQPSEAILWDVLTDSKSNHQEKDSSGNERQTTSLPVSTSKSRKDITEPKTCIESMEKKTDSLIQNGNEHSDDTVSDTSLTDQKMPDIEPNSENNCSINDLVNGHSGIEQTPLVSSDPALKIDTNRIRTENGSILPSVVPQEHNTLPVSQAPSKPNPTSEHTSYGLILTKPYVRPLPPSYLDERYLSMPKRRKFLTDRVDACSDQDNVCKKSVKRLRCGKCLTTYCNAEALEAHLAQKKCQTLFGFDSDDESKSAVFSVGISVEVENAINRHKVKKINICITQIIKHYSIRYFV from the exons GGAGTTGATTTTCATATGGAGTAAACTTCAGCTAAAGTCTAATCCTTCAAAACAAGTTTTTGTAGATCAGTGCTACCAGCTTTTAAGAACAGCAACTAATGTGAGAGTCATATTTCCTTTCATGAAAATCATTAAAGATGAG gtTGAAGAAGAAGGCTTACAAATTTGTGTTGAAATATGTGGTTGTGCTCTACAACTAGATCTTCATGATGATCCCAAAACTAAATGtctaatttataaaacaattGCACATTTTTTACCAAATGATTTGGAGATTCTCAGGATTTGTGCACTCTCGATATTTTTTCTTGAACGCTCCTTGGAAGCTTATCATACTGTTGAAGAGCTTTACAAACGTCCAGATGAAGAATACAATGAAGGCACAAGTAGTGTTCAAAATCGTGTTCGTTTTGAATTACTTCCAATTTTGAAAAAGGGATTGTTTTTTGATCCTGAATTCTGGAACTTCATAATGATTAAGAAAAACTGTGTAGCATTACTGAGTGATAAGTCAGCAGTTAGATTTCTAAATGAAAGTGCACTGGAAAATTCTGCAGGTAATGTAAAAAAGGCATTGGATCAGCACAGTTTAGAGGAAGGGCTTGACTCTCTTACAGATCGGAGCCCTGGAGAGCTTGATCCTGATGATATATCTGGAGTGCAACCAAAAGGCCCTATTAACGCAAAGAAAAACCTTACAGCTCTTAATGCTTCCAGAGTAGATCACAATGTCCCAAGGCATCGGTGTATGTTATGTAACAAGGAATTTCTAGGTGGTCACATTGTAAGGCATGCCCAGGCTCATCAGAAAAAGGGTAGTTTTTCATGTGTGATATGTGGCAGGAAATTTAGAAACAGAGGACTTATGCAGAAGCATTTAAAGAATCACGTTAAGAAAATACAGAGACAGCAAATTGCTGCAGCTCAGCAAGAGGATCAAGAAAATCCTGCTTTAGAAGAAATGAATTGTTCTgatactttcatttcatttgaaaatggGAATTCTGATAATAAAGATTTGGAAGTAGAGACTATTACTGGTTCCAGTGACAGAAACAAAGACGTCATCCCTGCACATGTGGGTGAATTCACTGAAATTCCTGTAAATGTATCAGAAGATGTTATTGAAAACATTACTGAAAATGGCAGCCCTGATACTTCTTTAAATAATGTCTCAGAGCCATTACCTATCTGTGTGGATGACTatgaggaggaagaagatgagGAAGGTGATTATGAAGAAGATGACTATGACCTGAATCAAGAAAGTTCAGTACTTCATAAAATCAATGGAGCTGTGTGCCATCCAAAAGACATATATGCAACAGATCAAGAAGGAAATTTTAAGTGCCCTGCTCTTGGCTGTGTCAGGATATTTAAAAGAATTGGATTTCTGAATAAGCATGCAAGGACTGTACATCCAACTGATTTAAATGTGCGGCAAACAGTAATGAAGTGGagcaaaggaaaatgcaaattttgtcaaaggcaaTTTGAAGATTCTCAACATTTTATAGATCACCTTAATAGACACAGCTATCcaaatgtgtatttttgtttgcattttaattgCAATGAATCATTTAAGCTGCCATTCCAACTTGCTCAGCACACAAAAAGTCACAGGATATTTCAAGCTCAGTGTAGTTTTCCAGAATGCCATGAGCTTTTTGAAGATCTTCCTCTGCTATATGAACATGAAGCTCAGCATTATTTAAGTAAAACACCAGAATCATCTGCACAACCAAGTGAAGCAATTCTTTGGGATGTTCTTACAGACTCAAAatctaatcatcaggaaaaagaCTCATCTGGTAATGAGAGACAGACTACTAGTCTGCCAGTTTCTACTAGCAAATCAAGGAAAGATATTACAGAACCAAAGACATGTATAGAAagtatggaaaagaaaacagacagtTTAATTCAGAATGGAAATGAACATTCTGATGACACTGTTTCTGATACAAGCTTGACAGACCAAAAGATGCCTGACATAGAAccaaattctgaaaataattgtAGTATTAATGATTTAGTCAATGGACACAGTGGAATAGAGCAGACACCTTTAGTTTCATCAGATCCTGCTTTGAAAATTGATACAAATAGAATCAGGACAGAAAACGGTTCCATTTTACCCAGTGTTGTACCACAAGAACACAATACCCTGCCAGTATCTCAGGCACCTTCCAAACCAAATCCGACGAGCGAACACACTTCATATGGCTTAATTTTAACAAAGCCATATGTCAGACCATTGCCTCCCAGTTACCTTGATGAACGGTACCTTAGTATGCCAAAACGCAGAAAATTTCTGACTGATAGGGTAGATGCCTGTTCTGATCAAGATAACGTTTGtaaaaaatcagtgaaaagatTAAGATGTGGCAAATGCCTGACCACCTACTGTAATGCAGAAGCACTTGAGGCTCACCTTGCACAAAAGAAATGTCAGACCCTCTTTGGATTTGATTCAGATGATGAAAGTAAGTCTGCTGTCTTCTCAGTAGGTATATCTGTAGAAGTAGAAAATGCCATAAATCGTcataaggttaaaaaaattaacatttgtatAACACAGATAATAAAGCACTACTCCATACGTTATTTCGTGTAA
- the C1H3orf38 gene encoding uncharacterized protein C3orf38 homolog isoform X2 gives MRDTSLGSQQPGTTDRGTEFPECPHLLRLPPTGLEYPRLFSGERPERHFRYLLPRRWPAGPKEATLLAASSPPILGVEMTGLSYTEMEGCRNLLSLLDNDEIMALCDTITNRLVQPEDRQDAIRAILVYSQSVEELLRRRKVHREIIFKYLATQGVIIPPATEKHNLIQHAKDYWKKQLQPKLKETPEPVKTEDIRLSEQEKEEKNAEKVDFRRLGEEFCQWFFELLNSQNPLLGPPQDEWGPQHFWHDVKLRFYYNTSEQNVIDYHGAEIVSLRLLSLVKEEYLFLSPNLDSHGLKYAASPHGLVMVGVAGTVHRGNTCLGIFEQIFGLIRCPFVENTWKIKFINLRIIGESSLAPGRLMKPAITFEPSDLEAFYNVNTLCGPVKYNSM, from the exons ATGCGAGATACTTCTCTCGGTTCCCAGCAGCCCGGAACCACCGATCGGGGCACCGAGTTTCCTGAGTGCCCTCATTTACTACGACTTCCGCCCACGGGTCTGGAATACCCGAGGCTCTTTAGCGGTGAACGGCCGGAAAGGCACTTCCGGTATCTGTTGCCAAGGCGCTGGCCCGCTGGGCCTAAGGAAGCGACATTGTTGGCGGCGTCCTCTCCCCCCATTCTGGGGGTCGAGATGACGGGGCTCAGCTACACGGAGATGGAGGGCTGTCGTAACCTGCTCAGCCTATTGGACAACGATGAGATCATGGCCCTCTGCGACACTATCACCAACCGTCTGGTGCAGCCTGAGGACCGCCAAG ATGCCATTCGTGCAATATTAGTCTACAGTCAAAGTGTAGAAGAACTTTTGAGGCGAAGAAAAGTCCACCGAGAAATCATATTTAAGTACTTGGCAACACAGGGTGTTATTATACCTCCAGCTACTGAAAAACACAATCTTATTCAGCATGCAAAGGATTACTGGAAAAAGCAGTTACAACCAAAATTGAAGGAAACACCAGAGCCAGTTAAGACAGAGGACATTAGACTCTCTGAACAG gagaaagaagaaaaaaacgcCGAAAAGGTTGATTTTCGTCGATTAGGTGAAGAATTCTGTCAGTGGTTCTTTGAACTTCTGAATTCTCAGAATCCTCTTCTGGGACCACCTCAAGATGAATGGGGGCCACAGCACTTCTGGCACGATGTCAAGCTTAGGTTTTATTACAACACATCTGAACAAAATGTGATAGACTACCATGGAGCAGAAATTGTGAGCCTTCGTCTGCTGTCACTAGTGAAAGAGGAGTATCTTTTTCTCAGTCCCAACCTAGATTCCCATGGACTAAAATATGCTGCTTCTCCCCATGGTCTTGTTATGGTTGGAGTTGCTGGGACTGTCCACCGAGGAAACACTTGTTTGGGCATTTTTGAACAAATTTTTGGACTCATCCGCTGCCCTTTCGTGGAGAATACTTGGAAAATCAAATTTATCAACCTGAGAATTATAGGAGAGAGTTCCCTTGCTCCTGGAAGATTAATGAAACCGGCTATTACATTTGAACCAAGTGACCTAGAAGCCTTTTATAATGTAAACACTTTATGTGGTCCCGTGAAGTACAACTCCATGTAA
- the C1H3orf38 gene encoding uncharacterized protein C3orf38 homolog isoform X1 yields the protein MRDTSLGSQQPGTTDRGTEFPECPHLLRLPPTGLEYPRLFSGERPERHFRYLLPRRWPAGPKEATLLAASSPPILGVEMTGLSYTEMEGCRNLLSLLDNDEIMALCDTITNRLVQPEDRQDAIRAILVYSQSVEELLRRRKVHREIIFKYLATQGVIIPPATEKHNLIQHAKDYWKKQLQPKLKETPEPVKTEDIRLSEQQEKEEKNAEKVDFRRLGEEFCQWFFELLNSQNPLLGPPQDEWGPQHFWHDVKLRFYYNTSEQNVIDYHGAEIVSLRLLSLVKEEYLFLSPNLDSHGLKYAASPHGLVMVGVAGTVHRGNTCLGIFEQIFGLIRCPFVENTWKIKFINLRIIGESSLAPGRLMKPAITFEPSDLEAFYNVNTLCGPVKYNSM from the exons ATGCGAGATACTTCTCTCGGTTCCCAGCAGCCCGGAACCACCGATCGGGGCACCGAGTTTCCTGAGTGCCCTCATTTACTACGACTTCCGCCCACGGGTCTGGAATACCCGAGGCTCTTTAGCGGTGAACGGCCGGAAAGGCACTTCCGGTATCTGTTGCCAAGGCGCTGGCCCGCTGGGCCTAAGGAAGCGACATTGTTGGCGGCGTCCTCTCCCCCCATTCTGGGGGTCGAGATGACGGGGCTCAGCTACACGGAGATGGAGGGCTGTCGTAACCTGCTCAGCCTATTGGACAACGATGAGATCATGGCCCTCTGCGACACTATCACCAACCGTCTGGTGCAGCCTGAGGACCGCCAAG ATGCCATTCGTGCAATATTAGTCTACAGTCAAAGTGTAGAAGAACTTTTGAGGCGAAGAAAAGTCCACCGAGAAATCATATTTAAGTACTTGGCAACACAGGGTGTTATTATACCTCCAGCTACTGAAAAACACAATCTTATTCAGCATGCAAAGGATTACTGGAAAAAGCAGTTACAACCAAAATTGAAGGAAACACCAGAGCCAGTTAAGACAGAGGACATTAGACTCTCTGAACAG caggagaaagaagaaaaaaacgcCGAAAAGGTTGATTTTCGTCGATTAGGTGAAGAATTCTGTCAGTGGTTCTTTGAACTTCTGAATTCTCAGAATCCTCTTCTGGGACCACCTCAAGATGAATGGGGGCCACAGCACTTCTGGCACGATGTCAAGCTTAGGTTTTATTACAACACATCTGAACAAAATGTGATAGACTACCATGGAGCAGAAATTGTGAGCCTTCGTCTGCTGTCACTAGTGAAAGAGGAGTATCTTTTTCTCAGTCCCAACCTAGATTCCCATGGACTAAAATATGCTGCTTCTCCCCATGGTCTTGTTATGGTTGGAGTTGCTGGGACTGTCCACCGAGGAAACACTTGTTTGGGCATTTTTGAACAAATTTTTGGACTCATCCGCTGCCCTTTCGTGGAGAATACTTGGAAAATCAAATTTATCAACCTGAGAATTATAGGAGAGAGTTCCCTTGCTCCTGGAAGATTAATGAAACCGGCTATTACATTTGAACCAAGTGACCTAGAAGCCTTTTATAATGTAAACACTTTATGTGGTCCCGTGAAGTACAACTCCATGTAA